DNA sequence from the Vallitalea longa genome:
CTTGAATACCTTGTTTTGTAAGTTGTCTAATAACACCAACTGCTATTGCATCAGATCCACAAAAAATTGCTGTGGGTGGTTTTTCAAGATTCATTAATTTAATACATCCATTTATACCATCTTCATATTCATAATTAGTTTGTATTATATAATCGTTATTTATTTTGATATTATTATGTTGCAAAGCTTTCATATAGCCCTGCTGTCTTTTTATAGATGATACAAATCCATTTTCACTTCCAATTATTGCAATATCCTTATGCCCAATATCTATAAGATATTTAATTGCATCATAAGAAGCTTGATAATTATTAATGCTTACCCAAGAAACCTCACTATCTCTTATATATTCACTACACTGAATAACTGGATACTTATTAGCTATATCCATCATTTCTTCTCCACTCATTTCTGGAGCAGTAAATATAATGCCATCAATTAATTGATTATAGAACATATTCAAATAAGCCTTTTCTGTCTCTTTATTAGAGTGAGTACTGCAAACCATAACATAATAATTATCTTTGCTTGCTACATCTTCTACTCCTCTAACTATTTCAGAATAAAATTCGTTAGAAAGTGTTGGAACTAAAACCAATACTTTATAAGTTCTTTTTTTTCTTAAATTTCTCCCTAACAGATTAGGAGTATATTCTAGTTTATTTATCGCTTTTAATACTTTGTTTTTAGTATTAGTAGAAACATTGTCATTATTATTTATCACTCTTGATACCGTAGCTACTGAAACACCTGCTTCATGTGCTACATCTTGTATGGTATTCATTATTTCACCTCTTAACATAATGTAATCCATTACATTGATTTCAAAAAAAATTAAATAAAAATTATTGCGGAATTTAGAAGTTTTTACTCTGTATAATATATAGCATTTGCGATGTAATGGTTTTCATTCACTAACCATATAATAATATAATGATCTTTAAAAGTCAATAACTTTTTTATATTATATTATATTTTTATATCATTGTGCTTTTAAATCCCTCTCCAACTATTTCTCCTGCTTCAGCTGCAACAATGAATACACTTGGATCAATATACCTGATAAGCTCTTTTGCCTTGTATACTTCTCTTTTTTTGACTGCTACTAATAATACCGCTTTATTTTCTCCAGAATAAGCTCCTTTTCCATCAATAAGTGTTGCTCCTCTTTTTAATTGCTCAGTTATACCATTTGCTATTTCATCACTTTTATCAGACATTATGAATAATAATTTACATTTATCACATGCTTCTATTAATGCATCTACTATCTTAGAAGTAATAAACATTGTAATAAGTCCATACATAGCTGATTCTATATTCTTATATACAAATGCTGATAATGATATTACAACAAAATCAATTGCTAAAAGGATTTTACCAATTGATAAATAAGGATGTTTTTTTTGAATAAGCTTTCCCAGTATATCTCCACCACCAGTTGAAGATTCACTTATAAATACGATAGACAAACCAATACCTAGACAAACTCCTCCAAAAATAGAAGCTAATAAAGCATTTTCTCTATACACTGGTAACCAAACCACGCCTATATCCAGCATAAAAGATAATATCATTACTGATGTAAGTGTTCGTAAAACAAATTTTTTACCCAAAAAAATAAATGCTAACACTATTAAAGGAACATTAATTAATAAAGATGTTAATCCTATTGGTACATCTGTAAGATAATTAATTAAAGTAGCTATACCAGAAACGCCCCCAGGAGCTATCTGATTTTTTGAAGTAAAAACATATATTCCAGTAGCAAATAAAAACAACCCTATTATATTATTAAAAATATCCTTTAATATTAATTTCTTTTTCATTATATAATATCTCCTTTATGTATCAATGCTTTTTGAAATCGATTACATAAATGCTATAAAAAAAATATTATACTTAACTTCTATTACCTTAATATTTAATTTTTACTTGTTAATTCTTTATATTGAATTTAAACATAAAATCAAGAATTGGTCAAGGATATTTTTTGTAGAATTCATACTTTTGTATAAACAAAGAAAATAAGAAAAATAATTTTTGTAGATTAAATAAACTATTGAGGATTATAAGTAAAAAGATAAAAATTAGTGAAGGCTGCCTCATATTACATCTATTTTTCTAGGATATGATATATTTATATAGAATGTAATGACACAGCCCAGTATCTAAATTATTATCTTCATAAAATAATAATATACCTTATCCAACCATTGCTTGAATAAAATCCTTTTCATGATTGAATTCTGATAGCTTACCTTCGTAAACTTTATGTAACCTTAATTTATCCAAATGATAAAAGTCTACTGTTGATACCAATGTACTTCTTTTATTAAATAATTTCACACCACTTCTTTCATATATATGAGATACGAAGTGAGTACAAACATATCCATAAGGAACTCTTACTGGTATATTTAATAGTACCGTAAAGATTCCGAGTATATTATAATAGTATCTTCTTTTTCGTTTTTTGAAGTGTTCTATATTCTTGACTAATTCATCGTATTGTTCTTTCGTTATATCCATTCTACAAACCAAACATTTAGTATTTTTAAAACGAGCGTAAGTACCTTCATGGATATACTCCCTAACAAATCCTCCAATCAAAGGGTTTCTCGGGAATTTCCTACCAAAGCTGTACATTTCATTTAAGTCTTCATCTAATGCTAATGATACATGGTTATATGGTACTTTGGTATAGAATTTAATTAATCTATTTAATACAGAGCCAGTATCAGAAAGCATTATGTAAGTGTCAATTGTATCTTTCTTCATAGTCAACCCTCTTTTATAGTTAGTCTGTTAATAGTGATTATCTTCTAATAATGTTATCACATTTCTATGCAGATAACAATTAAAAACAAATTAGAAAAACCTTAAATTTTTACCAACAAAATTTAATATTATTAATTAATATTATTATTTATTTATCAAACAATTTTATTGGCCAAGATTAGATTTCAACCAACTATAAAATATATTCAAGTTTATTTTTTAATATAACAGCTTTTTTGTATGCTTCTTTCAAGAAATCATCCGATTCATATTTATCTTTTATTTTATCATTAAATACTTCTAGGGATATATTTCCTCTATATCTTATGGCACCTAATTTTACTAGTATCTCTGTCCAATCTATTTCCCCACAATATGGCAACCAATGTTTATCTGTGCATCCGTCATTATCAGATAAATGTAATGCTATCACTCTATCACCATAATCATCTAGTACTTCACAAATGGAAGTATTATATATGTTAGCATGTGAAGAATCGTAACATACTCCTAAATAATCTGATTTTATGTTATCTAGTATATACTTGAAATAATATATATGACTTGTGTTTTCCAAAGCGATTCTTATATTATGTTTTTTAGTTTCATTAACTATATCTTTTATCAAATTAAGCCCTGTAACATTAGGATTACATAGATTGTGCCCATGGGTTGGATGCATAACTATTATAGGAATATTATATTTGTCACAGTCACTTATGCATCTAGTGAATTCATTAAATATATATTTACGTTCTTCTATATTATCATCCCATATTTTATTACATTCATAATATGGAAAATGAATATTTTCAATATTGATATTCATACTTAATATACTAGTAAGTGCTTCTTTACCTTCCTCAGAGAATAATTCATCATCCCACCATAACATGATACTATCAAAACCTGCATCAATAATTTTTTTCACACGAAGAACAGGGGGCATTACATTTCCAAACCAATTAAATACTCCTAATTTAATTTCATTATTTTTCATTATTGTATGAATCTCCTTAATTATAATTAACCGAATCCTTTATTTCTTACTTTTTTCTACTATAGTATAGACAACAGGGATGATTACTAAAGTTAATATAGTAGATACCATCAAACCACCCATCAAAGCTATTGCCATTGGACTGAAGAAAGAGCTACCTGATAGAGCTAAAGGTACTAATCCAATAACTGTTGTTACGGTACTAAGCATGATAGGCCTGAATCTTTTATCTACCGAATCCATACATGCTACTAACACCTCTGCACCTTTGTCTCTAGCTCTGTTGATATACTCAATCAACAATATGGCATTATTTACTACAATACCAATTAAACTTATTATTCCTAATAATACTGTAAATGTGACTTTTATATCTAATAATACAAGTATAAGGATTGAACCTATCAATGAAAGTGGTACTGTCAACAATATAATTAACGGCTGTTTAAATGAATTAAATTGTAGTAATAGTATAATATAAATTACTGCTATTGAAAAGATTGCTGCAATATCAAGTCCATCTAGATAAGTATCCATGGTTTGCTTTTGTCCATAATATTTTATATTCAAATCAGAAGTATTAAGGTCATTATTGACCATATCTTCAACTGTATTGCCGATATCCACTACACTATACCCCGAAACAACATCACATTCCACAATAATGGCTTCTTCACCATCTAATCTATTGATTGCAGGTAGATTCTCTTGCAACTTGATATTAGCAACTTGTTTTAATAATACTTTATTACCTGTAACACTTGATTTAATAGCTAAATTATTGATATCTTTTATTTCTTTTGCATTAGTTTTCAGATATACTTCATAATTTTCATCTCCTAAGTTAGCTGTGGTAGGCGTGGAACCATATAATGATAGGTTCAATTGTTTTTGGATATCATATTTGGTCAATCCATATGATGTAGCTAAATTAGAATCTATATCAACTTTATATTCATATTCTTTACTAAGCATATTAGAACTTACATTAATCGTACCTTCTTTATTCAGCAATTCTTTTTCTATTTCACTTGCCACTGAAGTCATTCTTTTTGTATCTTCTCCTGCAATTATGACTTTAAAATCTGATCCACTTTCTGTTAACTCCAATCTACCAACAGTGGCAATACCATTTTGCAATACAGAATCTAATTTTTTTTGCAGATATAATGAGAATTCATTCTGATCTTTATATTTTTTGGTATTTTTCAAATCAACTCTAAATAGAATTTGACCTGTATCTTCTGTAGATGCAAGTGTATTAATAGTTATATAGAATTTTGGCATGGAGCCTCCTATTGCAGAAGTATAAGTAGTTATATCTTTTTCCTCTTCCAATAGATTCTCAACTTCTTTAACTAGCTCTTTTGTCTTACTTATATCCCCTTTTACTTCACCCTTTATATTAATGTACATGATATCTTTATCTGCATAAGGAAATAAATCTATTTCTAAAGAAAATATAGCAAGTATTGATAAAATCAAAACACCTAAGCTTACAGCGATGGTTGTTATTTTATGTTTTAGCCCAACTTTCAACAATCCTTTGAAAAATCTTCTAATGATATTTTTCCTTTTATTGTTTTTTGGTTTTTTAACCTTGAAAAACAGACTTGCAAGAGCTGGAGTCACAAGCATTGCAACAATAAAAGAAGCTGTAAGAGATATAAATACCACTTGTGGTAGACTCTGTACAAATTCTCCGGCTGCACCAGGAAGTACAGTAATAGCAGCGAATGCGGCTAATGTTGTTAGAGTTGATGTTAAAACAGGAACTAACTGTTCTCTTGCTCCAAGATATGCTGCTTCTCTTTTATCATCTATTATATTTAATTTAACTTGTATCGCATCACTTATAACTATTGAATTATCAACTAATATCCCCAAGGCCACAATTAGTCCTGATATTGACATCTGCTGTATATCTATTCCTAGTAGTTTCATAACTATAAAAGTTATACATATAGATAAAGGGATCGATGTGGCAACTATTAGCGCATTTCTCAACCCAACTCCAATAAGAACTACTATAAGAACAAATAACATTCCCTCAAGCAAGCTTAAAATAAAATTGTTGACTGCTTTATCAACTTCTTCGGGCTGAAATAAAACCTCATCTATCACTAATGATTTATCTAACTTTTCTTTATTATCATTTATAATATCTTTAACGTCTCTACCAATATGAATAATATTTTTATTTCCCTCAAAATAACCTGTAAGTAATATAGCTTCTTTTCCTTCATGTGTATACTGTCTTACATCTTCTTTTCTCTCTATATCAACTTTAGCTATGTCTTTTAATCTAACGATACCGCCTGTTGTTTGCGATATAGTAATGATCAAGTCTTCTATATCTTTGATAGACTGATATTTTCCAGGAGTACTCACAGTTATTTTTCCTTTATCTGTTTCCACATATCCTGAAGGGATATTCAGGTTTTGTGATATAAGAAGATTGTATATGTCTTCTATTGATAAACTATAAGTATTTAGCTTTCTAAAATCAACTTCAATAACCACCCTTTTATCTTTTAATCCATCTATCTCAACTTTTTTGACTCCATCTACTTTTATGAGTTCTTTTCTAATGTCCTCAGCATAGTTGGATAATTTATCATAGGTCAATTCATCTGAATCCGATGACAAGCTGATAATGAATCCAGCAGCATCTATAAGGTCTGTTTCGACAGCAGGTGCCTCAGCACCTATCGGTAATTTACTTTCCATACCATACATGGCATCCTTTAGATTATCCCACTGCTTTTTACTATCAACATCAGTAATAAGCTTAATTATTACGATTGATACGTTATTATTGGATATAGATTCAATACTATCTATACCCTCCAAAGTCATAGCTTCTTCTTCGATAAGTTTAGTTACTTGTTCTTCAACTTCTTTTGCTGATGCACCAGGAAAAGTTACTGTAACAACTGCTGCTGGTGATGTTGTATCAGGATTTTCTTGTTTAGGTAATAAATAATAATTGTATAATCCGTAAATGATTAATATGATTGCTAATAGTATAGTTGTTTTTCTTTCTTTTATGGCATATTTAATAATTTTACCCATTTATACTATTCCACCTCTTCTTCAGCAATCTTAACTTTTTGACCTTCTTTCAGATTAGAAGTTCCTGATATGATGACTTTATCTTTGTTTTTAAGCCCCTCAACCAACACTTTATTTTTACTATACCCTTTTATGGTTATATTTTGTTTGACAGCTCTATTATCATCTCCAACTAAATAAACAAATGGGTCACCTTCATTTAGCACATTGTTGATATCTAAATAAAAACCTTCTTCTTGACCAATTATTAAATCAATCTCTGTTACTGCTCCTACAATATAATCTTCTTTTTCGTATGTACCCACCAACTCTATCTGAGCAGGGAAGGTTTTACTTGATTCATCTGGATAAGGACTTATTTGACATACTCTTCCGGAAGTTTCAATTCCATCAATAAGTATATTTGCTTTTGTTCCAATCTTAACGTTTTTAATATCTTTTGATGTAATTCCAAAAGATGCTCTGTGATTATATGCGCTTATACTGATTAATGGATTACCTTCTTCTACTTCACCCCTTGAAGTTACAAATAACTCTTTTACATATCCGTCTACATCGGATTTTATAATCTGTGTATTATCTTCATTTTCTTTTATATTAATTAATTCTTTATCTTCATTCACTCTTTCACCTTTTGCTACGTTTATTCTAGTAATCGTTCCTGACACATCACTGAACAAAAATCGTTCGTCATTTACTATAACTGTCCCTAAGTAATCCAGTATGATATCATTTATCTCTTTCTTTATTTCTTGTACCTCTACTGTCCTGACTATTTCTTCGCTTTTAGCAATTTTATCTGGTATCAGACTGCAACCACTAAGGCTAATTATAATCACTAGACAACTTAATATTATCTTATATCTCATTTTCCTTCCCTCCATTCTTTTTATTATTAGTAATATTACCTAAGAATATTAACAATATCACTCTCTTTTGATGAACAAGCCCTACAAGATTAAATATAAATAAAAGCTATTCTGATTATTTGCAAAAGAGAATCACGGTTCATTTTATGATAAAAAAAATAATTTTATTATATAGTTTTACAATTTATGATGAATGATAAATTATGAATAATATTATTATAACTTGAAGACTCTTATAAGAAATATAGTTTCACGACTTTATTCATTAAATCTGCCATATTAAAAGATTCTTCCATATTAATCACTATATAACTCAATGTCTCATAGAAACCTTTAGCTAAACTACATGCATATAATTTATCTTCATCTTCTAGAGCGGTTTTATTCATATCTCTTTTCATCTTTCCATACAATACTTTTTGGATTATCTCTGTTAGATTAAGTCTGGAACTTGGAACTTCCTTACTGCTCTGAAAGAATATGATAGCACTATCTTTGTTATCACTTATATACTCACTTAATTCATAACATATTTTACTTACCATGGGGTATACACCTAGATAGTTAGGGTAATCTTCAAGCTTGTTGACGATATTATATACGTCCTCTTCCATATCTTCCAGATTAACCATATCATGAGTATTTTCCTTTATGATATTATTAACTGTATCAACAAATTCCTTGATGATTTCGTTATATAAGTCTTCTTTACTATTGAAATATCTATATAAATTACCTACAGCCACCTTTGCTTCCTTTGCTATATTTTTCATAGAAGTCTTGGCATAGCCATTATTTTTAAACATATCAATAGCAACATTAATGATTCTATTTTTAATGTCATCCTTTAAGACTTGTGGCATTAGTGAACACCCCTTCATTATTATATTACATTTATTATAACTTATAATGCTTAACAAAGCCAGTATTTTTTTTTAATTTTAATTGACTTTCAAGT
Encoded proteins:
- a CDS encoding LacI family DNA-binding transcriptional regulator — encoded protein: MNTIQDVAHEAGVSVATVSRVINNNDNVSTNTKNKVLKAINKLEYTPNLLGRNLRKKRTYKVLVLVPTLSNEFYSEIVRGVEDVASKDNYYVMVCSTHSNKETEKAYLNMFYNQLIDGIIFTAPEMSGEEMMDIANKYPVIQCSEYIRDSEVSWVSINNYQASYDAIKYLIDIGHKDIAIIGSENGFVSSIKRQQGYMKALQHNNIKINNDYIIQTNYEYEDGINGCIKLMNLEKPPTAIFCGSDAIAVGVIRQLTKQGIQVGEEISVIGFDDTNFAAYYNPPITTISQPRYEMGKIAMELLLRKINNIKCKNEYIILDHKLTIRESTITE
- a CDS encoding YitT family protein, which gives rise to MKKKLILKDIFNNIIGLFLFATGIYVFTSKNQIAPGGVSGIATLINYLTDVPIGLTSLLINVPLIVLAFIFLGKKFVLRTLTSVMILSFMLDIGVVWLPVYRENALLASIFGGVCLGIGLSIVFISESSTGGGDILGKLIQKKHPYLSIGKILLAIDFVVISLSAFVYKNIESAMYGLITMFITSKIVDALIEACDKCKLLFIMSDKSDEIANGITEQLKRGATLIDGKGAYSGENKAVLLVAVKKREVYKAKELIRYIDPSVFIVAAEAGEIVGEGFKSTMI
- a CDS encoding efflux RND transporter periplasmic adaptor subunit, with protein sequence MRYKIILSCLVIIISLSGCSLIPDKIAKSEEIVRTVEVQEIKKEINDIILDYLGTVIVNDERFLFSDVSGTITRINVAKGERVNEDKELINIKENEDNTQIIKSDVDGYVKELFVTSRGEVEEGNPLISISAYNHRASFGITSKDIKNVKIGTKANILIDGIETSGRVCQISPYPDESSKTFPAQIELVGTYEKEDYIVGAVTEIDLIIGQEEGFYLDINNVLNEGDPFVYLVGDDNRAVKQNITIKGYSKNKVLVEGLKNKDKVIISGTSNLKEGQKVKIAEEEVE
- a CDS encoding TetR/AcrR family transcriptional regulator — protein: MPQVLKDDIKNRIINVAIDMFKNNGYAKTSMKNIAKEAKVAVGNLYRYFNSKEDLYNEIIKEFVDTVNNIIKENTHDMVNLEDMEEDVYNIVNKLEDYPNYLGVYPMVSKICYELSEYISDNKDSAIIFFQSSKEVPSSRLNLTEIIQKVLYGKMKRDMNKTALEDEDKLYACSLAKGFYETLSYIVINMEESFNMADLMNKVVKLYFL
- a CDS encoding efflux RND transporter permease subunit, producing MGKIIKYAIKERKTTILLAIILIIYGLYNYYLLPKQENPDTTSPAAVVTVTFPGASAKEVEEQVTKLIEEEAMTLEGIDSIESISNNNVSIVIIKLITDVDSKKQWDNLKDAMYGMESKLPIGAEAPAVETDLIDAAGFIISLSSDSDELTYDKLSNYAEDIRKELIKVDGVKKVEIDGLKDKRVVIEVDFRKLNTYSLSIEDIYNLLISQNLNIPSGYVETDKGKITVSTPGKYQSIKDIEDLIITISQTTGGIVRLKDIAKVDIERKEDVRQYTHEGKEAILLTGYFEGNKNIIHIGRDVKDIINDNKEKLDKSLVIDEVLFQPEEVDKAVNNFILSLLEGMLFVLIVVLIGVGLRNALIVATSIPLSICITFIVMKLLGIDIQQMSISGLIVALGILVDNSIVISDAIQVKLNIIDDKREAAYLGAREQLVPVLTSTLTTLAAFAAITVLPGAAGEFVQSLPQVVFISLTASFIVAMLVTPALASLFFKVKKPKNNKRKNIIRRFFKGLLKVGLKHKITTIAVSLGVLILSILAIFSLEIDLFPYADKDIMYINIKGEVKGDISKTKELVKEVENLLEEEKDITTYTSAIGGSMPKFYITINTLASTEDTGQILFRVDLKNTKKYKDQNEFSLYLQKKLDSVLQNGIATVGRLELTESGSDFKVIIAGEDTKRMTSVASEIEKELLNKEGTINVSSNMLSKEYEYKVDIDSNLATSYGLTKYDIQKQLNLSLYGSTPTTANLGDENYEVYLKTNAKEIKDINNLAIKSSVTGNKVLLKQVANIKLQENLPAINRLDGEEAIIVECDVVSGYSVVDIGNTVEDMVNNDLNTSDLNIKYYGQKQTMDTYLDGLDIAAIFSIAVIYIILLLQFNSFKQPLIILLTVPLSLIGSILILVLLDIKVTFTVLLGIISLIGIVVNNAILLIEYINRARDKGAEVLVACMDSVDKRFRPIMLSTVTTVIGLVPLALSGSSFFSPMAIALMGGLMVSTILTLVIIPVVYTIVEKSKK
- a CDS encoding sugar phosphate isomerase/epimerase family protein, with protein sequence MKNNEIKLGVFNWFGNVMPPVLRVKKIIDAGFDSIMLWWDDELFSEEGKEALTSILSMNINIENIHFPYYECNKIWDDNIEERKYIFNEFTRCISDCDKYNIPIIVMHPTHGHNLCNPNVTGLNLIKDIVNETKKHNIRIALENTSHIYYFKYILDNIKSDYLGVCYDSSHANIYNTSICEVLDDYGDRVIALHLSDNDGCTDKHWLPYCGEIDWTEILVKLGAIRYRGNISLEVFNDKIKDKYESDDFLKEAYKKAVILKNKLEYIL